A part of Limihaloglobus sulfuriphilus genomic DNA contains:
- the larB gene encoding nickel pincer cofactor biosynthesis protein LarB, translating to MNKEQLVKLLEDVKKGGVEVDAAVKQIASLPFADIGFARVDKHRHIRCGFPEVIFCQGKAVDHVVEIFRELASTGHNVLATRASEEMFAAIERTGEFPAARYEPLGRTITLKQQTESEPLGRITVITAGTADIPVAMEAVTTAEILGQNVELICDVGVAGLHRLLDKVELLQSSNVVIAIAGMEGALASVVGGLVSCPVIAVPTSVGYGTSFGGVTALLAMLNSCSSGVSVVNIDNGFSAAYNASIINSMIEEKN from the coding sequence ATGAATAAAGAACAACTTGTCAAATTACTTGAAGATGTAAAAAAGGGCGGCGTTGAAGTTGATGCTGCCGTAAAACAGATAGCGTCATTGCCTTTTGCTGATATAGGTTTTGCCAGGGTGGATAAGCACAGGCATATTCGCTGCGGCTTTCCCGAGGTTATATTCTGCCAGGGCAAGGCGGTTGATCATGTGGTGGAAATTTTCCGTGAGCTTGCATCTACAGGTCATAATGTCCTTGCGACGCGTGCCAGTGAAGAAATGTTCGCCGCGATAGAGAGAACCGGTGAATTCCCCGCCGCGAGGTATGAGCCGCTCGGCCGAACAATAACACTCAAACAACAGACTGAGAGTGAGCCGCTCGGCCGGATAACCGTTATTACCGCCGGCACAGCCGATATACCCGTGGCTATGGAAGCGGTGACAACGGCGGAAATACTCGGGCAGAACGTTGAGCTTATCTGCGATGTTGGTGTTGCCGGTCTGCACAGACTGCTTGATAAGGTTGAACTGCTTCAAAGCTCAAATGTCGTTATCGCTATCGCCGGCATGGAGGGGGCACTGGCAAGCGTAGTTGGAGGGCTGGTAAGCTGTCCGGTAATAGCCGTTCCAACCAGCGTCGGCTACGGCACCTCGTTTGGCGGAGTAACGGCACTTCTGGCAATGCTGAATTCCTGCTCTTCCGGTGTGAGCGTAGTAAACATTGACAACGGTTTCTCCGCCGCGTACAACGCAAGCATTATCAACTCTATGATAGAAGAGAAAAACTAA
- the tsaD gene encoding tRNA (adenosine(37)-N6)-threonylcarbamoyltransferase complex transferase subunit TsaD — MPENVNILAIETSCDETAASIVTNGRLVRSSVVASQVEIHQRYGGVVPEIASRAHIEKIYQVVEKALADAEMKPSEIDAVAIANQPGLVVSLIVGVTAAKSLAFMLGKPLIAVNHVHAHLQSAIIEDSQLELPAIALIVSGGHSNIYRCSSAVNLELMGRTIDDAAGEAFDKVAQILELPYPGGPSIEKCAQNGNSKAHRFPRSMLGKDSLDFSFSGIKTAVLYHCNGQDMKGQSLVPNMSGQEKADIAASFQAAVVEVLVKKTMLASKRVSARTIVMGGGVAANTALREAMQAECDRRHLKLLIAPKKYCTDNAVMVASLAYEKYKEGLFADMTLEAKASS, encoded by the coding sequence ATGCCCGAAAATGTAAACATATTAGCTATAGAAACCAGCTGCGACGAGACAGCCGCGTCAATCGTAACTAACGGCAGGCTCGTACGTTCGTCTGTTGTAGCTTCACAGGTCGAGATACATCAGCGGTACGGCGGCGTTGTTCCCGAGATTGCCTCCCGCGCTCATATAGAAAAAATATATCAGGTTGTGGAGAAGGCTCTCGCTGATGCAGAGATGAAGCCCTCTGAAATAGATGCAGTTGCGATAGCGAACCAGCCGGGGCTGGTTGTTTCGCTGATAGTGGGCGTTACCGCCGCAAAGTCGCTGGCGTTTATGCTGGGCAAACCGCTGATAGCAGTCAATCATGTACACGCTCATCTTCAGTCGGCGATTATCGAAGACTCTCAATTGGAGCTGCCGGCAATAGCTCTTATCGTATCCGGCGGCCACAGCAATATTTACAGATGCAGCTCGGCAGTGAATCTGGAGCTTATGGGCCGCACTATCGATGATGCCGCGGGTGAGGCGTTCGACAAGGTAGCCCAGATACTTGAATTGCCCTATCCCGGCGGGCCGAGTATTGAGAAATGTGCTCAAAACGGCAACTCCAAAGCCCACCGGTTCCCACGCTCAATGCTGGGCAAAGATTCTCTTGATTTTTCGTTCAGCGGCATAAAAACCGCTGTTTTGTATCATTGCAACGGGCAGGATATGAAAGGTCAAAGCCTGGTACCGAATATGAGCGGGCAGGAAAAGGCCGATATCGCGGCGTCGTTCCAGGCGGCAGTTGTGGAGGTACTTGTCAAAAAGACAATGTTGGCCTCTAAGCGTGTAAGTGCGCGAACGATCGTAATGGGCGGCGGTGTCGCTGCCAATACGGCTCTGAGAGAGGCCATGCAGGCAGAATGTGACAGGCGGCACCTGAAGCTGCTCATCGCTCCCAAAAAATACTGTACCGATAACGCGGTTATGGTCGCTTCGCTTGCTTATGAAAAATACAAAGAGGGCCTGTTCGCGGATATGACACTCGAGGCAAAAGCAAGCTCTTGA
- a CDS encoding ThuA domain-containing protein: MINVTVWNEFRHERHSSAVRSVYPEGIHQAIAAYLASHPDMLLKAVTLSDPEQGLGEKVLNDTDVLLWWGHTAHDEVDDELVERVCSRVLAGMGLIVLHSAHFSKVFRKLMGTTCSLRWREEGERSRLWTVNPSHPICRGVPEQIVIENDEMYGEFFDIPAPDELVFVSWYQGGEVFRSGCTWQRGKGRIFYFAPGHETYPIYHTPEILKIIENAVRWARPESIGDVPDCIKQPPFEKI, encoded by the coding sequence ATGATAAATGTTACAGTGTGGAACGAGTTCCGTCACGAGCGGCACAGCAGTGCCGTCCGCAGTGTTTACCCTGAGGGTATTCACCAGGCCATAGCTGCTTATCTCGCTTCACATCCTGATATGCTCTTGAAAGCCGTTACGCTCTCGGATCCGGAGCAGGGACTGGGGGAAAAGGTTTTGAACGATACCGATGTCCTGTTATGGTGGGGGCATACCGCTCATGATGAGGTCGATGATGAGCTTGTAGAGCGTGTCTGCAGCCGGGTTCTGGCGGGTATGGGTCTTATAGTTCTTCATTCCGCGCACTTTTCCAAGGTTTTCAGAAAGCTAATGGGCACAACGTGCAGCCTCCGCTGGCGTGAAGAAGGCGAGCGAAGCAGGCTCTGGACTGTAAACCCTTCACATCCGATCTGCCGCGGCGTGCCGGAGCAGATAGTTATCGAAAACGATGAGATGTACGGAGAGTTCTTCGACATACCCGCGCCCGATGAGCTTGTTTTTGTGTCATGGTACCAGGGGGGAGAGGTGTTCCGTTCCGGTTGTACCTGGCAGAGGGGAAAGGGCAGGATTTTCTATTTTGCGCCCGGACATGAAACCTACCCTATTTACCACACACCTGAAATCCTTAAGATAATTGAAAATGCCGTACGATGGGCCAGACCGGAATCAATAGGCGATGTGCCCGATTGCATAAAACAGCCGCCATTTGAAAAAATATAG